One stretch of Vicinamibacteria bacterium DNA includes these proteins:
- a CDS encoding magnesium chelatase, whose amino-acid sequence MREMRTLGELSKSSHGERRNRGVRDEIRENLIRRMRAGEELFPGIVGYEESVVPQIVNALLSRHHFILLGLRGQAKTRIIRGLSRFLDEKIPVIEGCEIHDDPYRPICLACRRLVSERGDETPIRWLPREARYVEKLATPDVTIADMIGDLDPIRAAKSGLHLSDELTIHYGLVPRAHRGIFAINELPDLAAKIQVGLFNILQEGDVQIKGYPVRLPLDLLMVFTANPEDYTARGRTITPLKDRIGAEIRTHYPATLEQGVAITRSEAWTERAQQGTPVVIPYYLREIVEEVAIQARGDRRVDKRSGVSQRLPITLLESVVSSGERRALLDGDEGAVPRVSDIYASLPAITGKLELEYEGELKGAETIARELIRRAVGRIFQKYASGADFTPVVEWFDRGGYLRLPDSGSASDALGALRKIPGLLERTSIVNADETTSAGERLAAAEFLLEGLVGLKRVSRSEERGYHGSEERRTEIGYEDAIDSQKTHLN is encoded by the coding sequence ATGCGAGAAATGAGAACCTTGGGCGAGCTCTCGAAATCCAGCCATGGCGAAAGGCGCAATCGTGGGGTGCGGGACGAGATTCGAGAGAATCTGATCCGAAGGATGCGCGCCGGAGAGGAGCTCTTTCCCGGTATCGTCGGCTACGAGGAGTCGGTGGTGCCGCAGATCGTGAACGCGCTTCTTTCGCGGCACCATTTCATTCTTCTCGGGCTCCGCGGGCAGGCGAAGACGCGGATCATTCGCGGCCTCTCACGCTTTCTCGACGAGAAGATTCCCGTGATCGAAGGCTGCGAGATTCACGACGACCCCTATCGGCCGATCTGCCTCGCCTGCCGGAGACTCGTCAGCGAGCGTGGGGACGAGACCCCGATTCGATGGTTGCCTCGGGAGGCTCGTTACGTAGAGAAGCTCGCGACGCCGGATGTGACCATCGCCGACATGATCGGCGACCTCGATCCGATTCGCGCGGCGAAGAGCGGCCTGCATCTGTCCGACGAGCTCACGATCCACTACGGGCTGGTCCCGCGCGCTCACCGCGGGATCTTCGCCATCAACGAGCTTCCCGACCTCGCGGCGAAGATTCAAGTGGGTCTGTTCAACATCCTCCAGGAGGGAGACGTCCAGATCAAAGGTTATCCCGTGCGCCTGCCGCTCGATTTGCTCATGGTCTTCACCGCCAATCCCGAGGACTACACCGCCCGCGGCCGCACCATTACGCCGCTGAAGGATCGCATCGGAGCGGAGATCCGCACGCATTACCCCGCGACCCTCGAGCAGGGGGTTGCGATTACCCGCAGCGAGGCCTGGACCGAACGGGCGCAGCAGGGCACCCCGGTCGTGATTCCCTATTACCTGCGGGAGATCGTGGAAGAAGTCGCCATTCAGGCCCGCGGCGATCGGCGTGTCGACAAACGTTCGGGCGTGAGCCAGAGGCTGCCGATCACGCTTCTGGAAAGCGTCGTGTCGAGCGGGGAACGGCGTGCGCTTCTCGATGGGGACGAGGGCGCGGTACCGAGAGTGTCGGACATCTATGCGTCGCTTCCCGCCATCACCGGAAAGCTCGAGCTCGAGTACGAAGGCGAGCTCAAGGGAGCCGAAACCATAGCGAGGGAGTTGATCCGCCGCGCGGTGGGCAGAATCTTCCAGAAATACGCGAGCGGAGCGGATTTTACTCCGGTGGTCGAGTGGTTCGACCGAGGAGGCTACCTTCGGCTTCCCGACTCCGGCTCCGCGAGCGACGCGCTCGGTGCGCTTCGCAAGATTCCGGGGCTGCTCGAGCGCACGTCCATCGTCAACGCCGACGAGACGACGTCCGCGGGCGAGCGTCTGGCCGCCGCCGAGTTCCTTCTCGAAGGACTGGTGGGTCTGAAGCGGGTCTCCCGCAGCGAGGAGCGTGGCTATCACGGAAGCGAAGAGCGTCGCACCGAGATCGGCTACGAGGACGCCATCGACAGCCAGAAGACGCATTTGAACTAG